Proteins encoded by one window of Macrobrachium rosenbergii isolate ZJJX-2024 chromosome 57, ASM4041242v1, whole genome shotgun sequence:
- the RhoBTB gene encoding rho-related BTB domain-containing protein 1 isoform X3, whose amino-acid sequence MDNEQPHQELVKCVVVGDTAVGKTRLIRARACNKQFSLSQLLNTHVPTVFAIDQYRIYKEVLERSCVVVDGVNVSLRLWDTFGDHDKDRRFAYGRSDVVLLCFSVANPISLRNCRVMWYPEIRRFCPNTPILLVGCKNDLRYICKDEEYLRYCQERSPLVRPVRECDLVMPCEGRAVAREIGVPYYETSVLTYFGVNEVFDNVIRAALISRRQQRFWMTSLKRVQRPTLQVPFCPPKPKVQKPSTVVSTMRENLHCLYSSAAFTDLVLVARDSTTSEEIVVHAHRFMVAAASTAFHKLLMTDLSDCVATRRSSDSSMLSGTFGDTTLGNFNSDTECLLGNEHSQPRPTSRIREAVKRRSSMQTLPQEQRPGIHRELNHAAFQAISIEQWDDRGSERNNCDRSPRQSLAWVPIQTVVHLSKLVSGSVLHALVHFLYTGTIFCRECHLPYTELSDLKQAAEFLELPELQLYVTNLMTEEEFLNNELSQQYLQMLCGRLRELCLEGGLFSDVLFQLEDGTCAVHRPLLMARCDVMHAMFSGDFRESNAKVITFPGVKQRTFQILLQFLYTDSIPTLKIRECLPIIELGNRLCLPRLISLVENEIIDLFQRIIQAGGDVSEDCIYLLEPLQMHNADQLVEWCLTCMATNYNHVCHKMSKQLRSLHPENQAYLNRHRWPPVWYLKDYDYYERCLTERQREENPVKPLKRSRNTAGCLCFTSKSRRNAEKQNYRTISRRTWETINGLRASLSRARKWTSTGSKN is encoded by the exons GTTTTGGAGCGATCATGTGTGGTAGTTGATGGTGTGAATGTATCCCTGCGGTTGTGGGACACGTTCGGGGACCATGATAAAGATCGACGCTTTGCTTATGGCAG GTCGGATGTGGTACTACTATGTTTCTCAGTGGCCAACCCCATTTCTCTGCGAAACTGTCGGGTCATGTGGTACCCAGAGATCCGACGTTTCTGCCCTAACACTCCGATCTTATTAGTTGGATGTAAGAATGACCTAAGATACATCTGCAAAGATGAGGAGTACCTGCGGTATTGTCAAGAGAGATCACCTCTCGTTAG ACCTGTCAGGGAATGTGATTTGGTAATGCCATGTGAAGGTCGAGCAGTTGCTAGAGAAATTGGTGTTCCCTATTATGAAACGTCGGTGCTTACTTATTTTGGAGTTAATGAAGTTTTTGACAACGTCATAAGAGCCGCCCTAATATCCCGGAGACAGCAACGCTTCTGGATGACTAGCCTCAAGCGCGTCCAGCGACCTACTCTACAG GTGCCTTTCTGCCCGCCCAAGCCCAAGGTTCAAAAACCGTCAACTGTGGTTAGCACAATGCGCGAGAACCTCCATTGTCTGTACTCTAGTGCTGCCTTTACAGACCTGGTCCTGGTAGCTCGAGATAGCACCACATCAGAAGAAATTGTAGTCCATGCTCACAG attTATGGTTGCTGCTGCATCAACTGCCTTCCATAAGCTGCTCATGACTGATCTCTCAGACTGTGTGGCTACGCGTCGTAGCTCTGACTCTAGTATG tTGAGTGGGACGTTTGGAGACACAACCTTAGGGAACTTCAATTCTGACACAGAGTGTCTCCTTGGAAATGAACACTCACAGCCAAGACCAACGAG TAGAATACGAGAGGCTGTAAAGCGAAGGTCCAGTATGCAGACGTTACCGCAAGAGCAACGTCCTGGAATTCATCGAGAACTCAACCACGCAGCCTTCCAAGCCATTAGTATAGAACag tgGGATGATAGAGGAAGTGAGCGAAACAACTGTGATCGCAGTCCACGCCAAAGCCTTGCCTGGGTACCTATTCAGACTGTAGTTCATCTCAGTAAACTGGTTAGTGGGTCGGTTCTACATGCTTTAGTGCATTTTCTGTACACTGGTACTATcttctgtcgggagtgtcatctGCCGTACACTGAGCTGAGTGATCTTAAACAAGCAGCAGAATTCTTAGAACTCCCAGAGCTCCAATTGTACGTCACAAATCTcatgacagaagaagaattcTTAAATAATGAACTCTCTCAGCAGTACCTTCAG ATGTTGTGTGGGCGACTGCGAGAGTTGTGTTTAGAAGGTGGGCTGTTTTCAGATGTCCTTTTCCAGCTAGAAGATGGAACCTGTGCGGTTCACAGACCTTTGCTTATGGCACGATGTGATGTCATGCATGCCATGTTCTCAGGGGACTTCCGAGAAAGCAATGCAAAAGTG ATAACGTTTCCTGGTGTGAAGCAGAGGACGTTCCAAATATTGTTGCAGTTTTTGTACACGGATAGTATCCCCACTCTTAAAATCAGGGAATGTCTCCCCATCATAGAGTTAGGCAACCGGCTGTGTCTTCCGCGACTTATATCCCTGGTTGAAAATGAAATCATTGACCTCTTCCAGCGTATAATCCAAGCAGGTGGTGATGTAAGCGAAGATTGTATCTACCTGTTGGAACCTCTTCAG ATGCACAATGCTGACCAATTAGTGGAGTGGTGTTTAACGTGTATGGCTACAAATTACAACCATGTGTGCCATAAAATGTCCAAGCAGTTACGCTCCTTACATCCAGAAAACCAAGCATATCTGAACAGGCATAGATGGCCACCAGTATG GTACCTGAAAGACTATGACTACTATGAACGCTGCTTAACAGAACGCCAAAGAGAAGAAAATCCTGTTAAGCCTCTTAAGAGGTCCCGTAACACTGCAGGTTGTCTTTGCTTCACATCCAAGAGTCGCAGGAATGCAGAGAAACAAAACTATCGCACAAT AAGCAGAAGGACGTGGGAAACCATAAACGGGTTACGTGCTTCTCTGAGCCGGGCCAGAAAATGGACGTCTACAGGGTCAAAGAACTGA